In Drosophila albomicans strain 15112-1751.03 unplaced genomic scaffold, ASM965048v2 utg000090l_pilon, whole genome shotgun sequence, a genomic segment contains:
- the LOC127566254 gene encoding uncharacterized protein LOC127566254: MSEEMTTEELPTVQAKYEYCYAAYEQCAALLGCRLPPCDTEVFGGDYTRWPTFRDLFTALYIQNPRLSEVEKLFYLNSKTSGEAHAIVSKSPLTNEGFQSAWSSLTERFENKRLLVNSQLRILFNLPTIGQESGSSIQELQSTIQGCLTALEHSKIDTENWDCILVFLCSSRLPKLTLSLWEQSIQSKSEIPTWVDMNAFLLERHRTLEAIAEVSSSTNAPTVPRASPKKAPVSRQVNSFMTIKTQTCNFCSRENHPIRLCPRFLQMGVNERVNHIKQQKLCLNCFARGHVQADCTSAHNCLTCKGRHHTLLHRVNPTPTVTNPTPNIQSTPSQSANVQSFLAVNTQGVLLSTAVVHICHHGVRHTARALIDSGSEATFISERLFKRLRMPYTSVQAHVSGLTQVVAAQPEKHCQFLIGSPLRPDLQIEASAFVLPQLAGKLPSCAVPQTILDNLPSIPLADPKFYESSQIDVFLGADILPSVLLGGSRPNVCGTLIGQETIFGWILTGPLSESTSNSISSFSTRLSVDRTPTIVFSARLSVERNFAIGPVTGPHSKSVPTPSARLSVDRTYTIDPVTGPPLEPLSARLSVERSRTETQSSSAPMAPVTPRGVSVPPGTPSHQPRSRRDHPAPSREEPPRTSRVHVSQAGIHQAGIHRPTYPRTRPVPSSRRRHFPVQRSEHTPHRGELDPCCPVSRISESLPGALGLSITRMGAEGVCTASLRSKTHPRYLS, from the exons TCTTCGGAGGCGATTACACTCGCTGGCCCACCTTCCGGGATTTATTCACAGCCCTCTATATACAGAACCCGAGACTGTCGgaagttgagaaacttttctaTCTCAACTCCAAGACCAGCGGTGAAGCCCATGCCATTGTGTCAAAATCTCCTTTGACAAATGAAGGGTTCCAGTCGGCGTGGTCCAGCTTGACTGAGCGTTTCGAGAACAAACGGTTGCTCGTAAACAGTCAGCTGagaattttgttcaatttgccCACCATTGGGCAAGAGTCGGGTTCCTCTATTCAGGAGTTGCAGAGCACCATTCAAGGGTGTCTGACAGCCTTAGAGCACTCGAAAATCGACACAGAGAATTGGGATTGCATCCTGGTTTTCTTGTGTTCTTCGAGGCTCCCCAAGTTGACCCTTTCTCTTTGGGAACAGTCAATCCAAAGCAAGAGCGAGATTCCTACGTGGGTTGACATGAACGCTTTTCTTCTAGAGCGCCATCGCACCCTAGAAGCGATAGCGGAGGTGTCATCCAGCACGAACGCTCCGACGGTTCCAAGAGCCTCACCCAAGAAGGCCCCCGTCTCCAGGCAGGTCAACTCTTTTATGACCATTAAGACCCAGACCTGCAATTTCTGTTCCCGGGAGAATCATCCGATTCGATTGTGCCCTCGCTTCCTCCAGATGGGTGTCAATGAAAGGGTCAACCATATTAAGCAGCAGAAGCTGTGCTTAAACTGTTTCGCACGAGGCCATGTCCAGGCCGACTGCACAAGTGCGCACAACTGTTTAACGTGCAAGGGTCGTCATCATACACTCTTGCATCGAGTCAACCCGACGCCGACAGTCACTAATCCTACTCCTAATATACAGTCCACTCCTTCCCAGTCAGCTAATGTGCAATCATTCCtggcagttaacacacaaggtGTTCTGCTGAGTACAGCTGTTGTACATATTTGCCATCACGGCGTTCGGCACACAGCACGGGCTCTGATCGATTCCGGATCAGAGGCTACCTTCATTTCTGAACGATTGTTCAAGCGCTTGAGGATGCCATACACATCCGTTCAAGCCCACGTCTCTGGGCTGACTCAAGTTGTAGCAGCCCAGCCCGAAAAGCATTGCCAATTCCTAATTGGCTCCCCGTTGCGACCAGATCTGCAGATTGAGGCATCGGCTTTCGTCCTTCCGCAATTAGCAGGAAAACTGCCCTCATGCGCTGTCCCACAAACCATCCTCGACAATCTGCCAAGCATTCCGCTGGCCGACCCCAAGTTCTATGAGAGTTCGCAGATAGACGTGTTTTTAGGCGCGGATATCCTCCCATCCGTTCTTCTCGGCGGCTCTCGTCCGAACGTTTGTGGGACCCTCATTGGTCAAGAGACCATTTTCGGTTGGATCCTGACCGGCCCATTGTCGGAATCCACTTCTAACTCCATCTCGTCCTTTTCgactcgactgtccgtcgatcGAACTCCTACGATCG ttttttcggCTCGACTTTCCGTCGAACGAAACTTCGCCATTGGTCCTGTGACGGGACCCCATTCAAAATCGGTTCCAACACcttcggctcgactgtccgtcgaccGAACCTATACGATTGATCCTGTGACAGGACCTCCCTTAGAGCCTCTTTcagctcgactgtccgtcgaacgaTCCCGGACGGAGACGCAGTCTTCCTCTGCACCGATGGCACCGGTCACTCCGCGTGGGGTTTCCGTGCCTCCCGGCACACCCTCGCACCAGCCCAGGAGCCGACGCGACCACCCGGCACCCTCCAGAGAAGAACCACCAAGGACGTCCCGTGTCCACGTTTCCCAGGCCGGCATCCACCAGGCCGGCATCCACAGGCCCACTTACCCACGCACCCGGCCCGTGCCTAGCTCCCGCAGACGGCACTTTCCAGTGCAAAGGAGTGAGCATACTCCCCACCGCGGCGAGTTGGATCCGTGTTGTCCAGTAAGCCGCATCAGCGAGTCGTTGCCAGGGGCCTTGGGCCTCTCCATCACTCGCATGGGCGCTGAAGGAGTCTGCACGGCGTCGTTGCGCTCCAAGACACACCCACGCTATCTATCCTGA